One Oncorhynchus kisutch isolate 150728-3 linkage group LG11, Okis_V2, whole genome shotgun sequence genomic region harbors:
- the LOC109899048 gene encoding 5-hydroxytryptamine receptor 5A-like isoform X1, which translates to MTQPNVSLVTANLSGAWARAGSDDLGYGAGNFYRPFSVFSVLTLTLLAMLVVATFVWNLLVLLTILRVRTFHRVPHNLVASMAISDVMVAALVMPLSLVHELNGRLWKLGRVLCQVWISFDVLCCTASIWNVTAIALDRYWSITRHLEYTLKTRKRISNVMIALTWLLSSVISLSPLFGWGETYSEEGMECQVSQEPSYTIFSTFGAFYLPLCVVLFVYWKIYKAAKFRIGSCKTNTITPMAEVIEVKETSRQPQMVFTVRHATVTFQTDGDTWREQKEKKAALMVGILIGVFVLCWIPFFLTELIIPLCHCDIPPIWKSIFLWLGYSNSFFNPLIYTAFNKNYNNALRNLFSRQR; encoded by the exons atgacccagccCAATGTGAGCCTGGTGACTGCCAACCTCAGCGGGGCCTGGGCCAGGGCCGGAAGCGACGACCTAGGGTATGGAGCAGGGAACTTCTATCGTCCGTTCTCAGTGTTCAGCGTGCTAACTCTCACCCTGCTAGCCATGCTGGTGGTGGCCACCTTCGTGTGGAACCTCCTAGTTCTCCTCACCATCCTGAGGGTGCGTACCTTCCACCGCGTGCCCCACAACCTGGTGGCCTCTATGGCCATCTCGGACGTGATGGTGGCTGCCCTGGTCATGCCCCTGAGCCTGGTGCACGAGCTCAATGGGAGGCTGTGGAAGCTGGGCCGCGTGCTCTGCCAGGTGTGGATCTCCTTCGACGTGCTCTGCTGCACGGCCAGCATCTGGAACGTGACGGCCATCGCCCTGGACCGCTACTGGTCCATCACCAGACACTTGGAGTACACGCTCAAGACCCGCAAGAGGATCTCCAATGTGATGATTGCTCTTACCTGGCTGTTGTCCTCCGTCATCTCCCTGTCGCCGCTGTTCGGCTGGGGGGAGACCTACTCGGAGGAGGGCATGGAGTGCCAGGTGAGCCAGGAGCCCTCCTACACTATCTTCTCCACCTTCGGAGCGTTCTACCTGCCGCTGTGCGTGGTGCTCTTCGTCTACTGGAAGATCTACAAGGCTGCCAAGTTCCGTATCGGCTCGTGCAAAACCAACACCATCACGCCTATGGCTGAGGTGATTGAG GTGAAGGAAACGTCGCGGCAGCCCCAGATGGTGTTCACAGTGCGCCACGCCACTGTGACCTTCCAGACGGACGGCGACACGTGGCGCGAGCAGAAGGAGAAGAAGGCGGCGCTGATGGTGGGCATCCTGATTGGCGTCTTCGTCCTCTGCTGGATCCCCTTCTTCCTCACGGAGCTCATCATCCCGCTGTGCCACTGCGACATCCCGCCCATCTGGAAGAGCATCTTCCTGTGGCTGGGCTACTCCAACTCCTTCTTCAATCCGCTTATCTACACCGCCTTTAACAAGAACTACAACAACGCCCTTAGGAACCTGTTCTCCCGTCAACGCTGA
- the LOC109899048 gene encoding 5-hydroxytryptamine receptor 5A-like isoform X2: MTQPNVSLVTANLSGAWARAGSDDLGYGAGNFYRPFSVFSVLTLTLLAMLVVATFVWNLLVLLTILRVRTFHRVPHNLVASMAISDVMVAALVMPLSLVHELNGRLWKLGRVLCQVWISFDVLCCTASIWNVTAIALDRYWSITRHLEYTLKTRKRISNVMIALTWLLSSVISLSPLFGWGETYSEEGMECQVSQEPSYTIFSTFGAFYLPLCVVLFVYWKIYKAAKFRIGSCKTNTITPMAEVKETSRQPQMVFTVRHATVTFQTDGDTWREQKEKKAALMVGILIGVFVLCWIPFFLTELIIPLCHCDIPPIWKSIFLWLGYSNSFFNPLIYTAFNKNYNNALRNLFSRQR; the protein is encoded by the exons atgacccagccCAATGTGAGCCTGGTGACTGCCAACCTCAGCGGGGCCTGGGCCAGGGCCGGAAGCGACGACCTAGGGTATGGAGCAGGGAACTTCTATCGTCCGTTCTCAGTGTTCAGCGTGCTAACTCTCACCCTGCTAGCCATGCTGGTGGTGGCCACCTTCGTGTGGAACCTCCTAGTTCTCCTCACCATCCTGAGGGTGCGTACCTTCCACCGCGTGCCCCACAACCTGGTGGCCTCTATGGCCATCTCGGACGTGATGGTGGCTGCCCTGGTCATGCCCCTGAGCCTGGTGCACGAGCTCAATGGGAGGCTGTGGAAGCTGGGCCGCGTGCTCTGCCAGGTGTGGATCTCCTTCGACGTGCTCTGCTGCACGGCCAGCATCTGGAACGTGACGGCCATCGCCCTGGACCGCTACTGGTCCATCACCAGACACTTGGAGTACACGCTCAAGACCCGCAAGAGGATCTCCAATGTGATGATTGCTCTTACCTGGCTGTTGTCCTCCGTCATCTCCCTGTCGCCGCTGTTCGGCTGGGGGGAGACCTACTCGGAGGAGGGCATGGAGTGCCAGGTGAGCCAGGAGCCCTCCTACACTATCTTCTCCACCTTCGGAGCGTTCTACCTGCCGCTGTGCGTGGTGCTCTTCGTCTACTGGAAGATCTACAAGGCTGCCAAGTTCCGTATCGGCTCGTGCAAAACCAACACCATCACGCCTATGGCTGAG GTGAAGGAAACGTCGCGGCAGCCCCAGATGGTGTTCACAGTGCGCCACGCCACTGTGACCTTCCAGACGGACGGCGACACGTGGCGCGAGCAGAAGGAGAAGAAGGCGGCGCTGATGGTGGGCATCCTGATTGGCGTCTTCGTCCTCTGCTGGATCCCCTTCTTCCTCACGGAGCTCATCATCCCGCTGTGCCACTGCGACATCCCGCCCATCTGGAAGAGCATCTTCCTGTGGCTGGGCTACTCCAACTCCTTCTTCAATCCGCTTATCTACACCGCCTTTAACAAGAACTACAACAACGCCCTTAGGAACCTGTTCTCCCGTCAACGCTGA